The following are encoded together in the Poseidonibacter lekithochrous genome:
- a CDS encoding SufD family Fe-S cluster assembly protein gives MRIIDIEGLNLPSKYDEEFKKVDFKNLFTSEFKNIETYEFDIMGLKSIKDETVYENSLFDITRNFDDKQIVLTINSNIPEPLCLIHKIKEDDTFYVNSLKVEVKEGATASLIEVFTNSSENSAYSVNRSFNIEKNANFEYAKIQHISENNSLLYNANFTQDDDSKVKFTSFELGIGFVVNNYINIIDNKNIEYNLNGLVKSQNAANTANLIKTVHNNESSTSDINFKHSLKDEAKAVFKAKSIVNPNALFSKAFQNSNTILLSDDASIYAQPHLEILIDELEASHGATTGTLDKEQLLYLQSRGIPKQKAYDMLLKAFESQIYDNINDILIKEFIKDYSRSKYV, from the coding sequence ATGAGAATAATTGATATTGAAGGTTTAAACCTTCCTTCAAAATATGATGAAGAGTTCAAAAAAGTAGATTTTAAAAATCTTTTTACAAGTGAATTTAAAAACATTGAAACATATGAATTTGATATTATGGGATTAAAAAGTATTAAGGATGAAACAGTTTATGAAAATTCATTATTTGATATAACTAGAAATTTTGATGATAAACAAATAGTTTTAACTATTAACTCTAATATTCCAGAACCTTTATGTTTAATTCACAAAATTAAAGAAGATGATACTTTTTATGTAAATTCACTAAAAGTCGAAGTGAAAGAAGGTGCTACAGCCTCACTAATAGAAGTATTTACTAATAGTTCAGAAAATAGTGCTTATAGTGTAAATAGAAGTTTTAATATAGAAAAGAATGCTAATTTTGAATATGCAAAAATTCAACATATTAGTGAAAACAATTCACTTTTATATAATGCTAATTTTACACAAGATGATGATTCAAAAGTGAAATTTACTAGTTTTGAATTAGGAATTGGATTTGTTGTAAACAACTATATAAACATTATTGATAATAAAAATATTGAATATAATCTAAATGGTTTAGTAAAATCACAAAATGCTGCTAATACAGCAAATTTGATTAAAACTGTTCACAATAATGAAAGTTCAACTAGTGATATTAATTTTAAACATTCACTAAAAGATGAAGCAAAAGCAGTATTTAAAGCTAAATCAATTGTAAATCCAAATGCTTTGTTTTCAAAAGCATTTCAAAACTCTAATACAATTTTATTAAGTGATGATGCAAGTATTTACGCACAACCTCATTTAGAGATTTTAATTGATGAATTAGAAGCTAGCCATGGAGCTACAACGGGAACATTAGATAAAGAACAATTGTTATATCTTCAATCAAGAGGAATACCAAAACAAAAGGCTTATGATATGCTTTTAAAAGCTTTTGAAAGCCAAATATATGATAATATAAATGATATATTAATAAAAGAATTTATCAAAGATTATTCAAGGAGCAAATATGTTTAA